A region of the Candidatus Kapaibacterium sp. genome:
GATTAAGATTCGAATTATACAATTATGATGGCAAATTTATAGCCACTCTAAAAGATTACGAGGATTATAACATTGGAAATAATCAAATAAGTCTCGATATTTCAAATACCGAACAAAGCATTTATCTCATAAAAATCAGCGATGAAAAAGGAAATTCAGCTATTGAAAAATTGCTTAAGTTCAAATAATATTAAATGGAGAACATTTCTTAAGTGTATATTTAATATTTTAGCTAATTTTGTACTGATTATAGATTCACATAGTAAGAAACAAATATGTCATCATCAGTACAGTTAAGAAAAGAATATATTTCGAGAATAAACAGGGTAATTGATTATATTGATAAGCACTTAGACGAGGAACTAACTCTCAAAAAACTTGCTTCAGTTGCTAATTTTTCAGAGTTCCATTTCCACAGAGTTTTCGCATCAATTGTCAAAGAGCCACTGAATCAGTTTATACGACGAATTCGATTAGAGCGTGCGGCAGACATTTTAATCAATCACCCTCATAAAACTATTCTTGACGTGGCTTTCGAAACGGGATTTGGTGGAGCATCACAATTTTCGCGAGAATTTCGTAAGTATTTCAATACAAGTCCGAGCGATTGGCGTCAAACCTTAGCCAATAATAATGGTAAAATGAATGAAAATTTTAGCAAGATAAGTCAAATCAAAAGCAAGAAAAGCAAAATTGTCGTTGATGAAACTGATTACTTTTATAAGGTCGTAAATGACGATTTTTCAAAAAATATTTGGAGTATTGCAATGTCTAATGAAAATGGATTGAAAGCTAAAGTGGAAGTAAAAGAGCTTCCCGAAATGACCGTTGCTTATATTAGGCACATCGGACCTTATGCCGGAAATAGCGAACTATTTGGAAACTTGTTTGGGAAATTGATGAATTGGGCTGGTCCGCGAAATCTAATTAGGTTTCCTGAAACTAAGATGATGTCAGTGTATCATGACAATCCCGACATTACAGAGGAGGAAAAACTTCGCCTCAGCGTGTGCCTGACAGTCCCACCGGATACAACAGTGGATGGAGAAATTGGTAAAATGGT
Encoded here:
- a CDS encoding AraC family transcriptional regulator — its product is MSSSVQLRKEYISRINRVIDYIDKHLDEELTLKKLASVANFSEFHFHRVFASIVKEPLNQFIRRIRLERAADILINHPHKTILDVAFETGFGGASQFSREFRKYFNTSPSDWRQTLANNNGKMNENFSKISQIKSKKSKIVVDETDYFYKVVNDDFSKNIWSIAMSNENGLKAKVEVKELPEMTVAYIRHIGPYAGNSELFGNLFGKLMNWAGPRNLIRFPETKMMSVYHDNPDITEEEKLRLSVCLTVPPDTTVDGEIGKMVIDKGKYAVAYFEITPDQYGAAWDAVFAGWLPQSGYQCAEGVCFENYLNDPESHPEKKHFIEICVPVKPL